A genomic window from Anthocerotibacter panamensis C109 includes:
- a CDS encoding TIGR02450 family Trp-rich protein, with product MARKQKFPHLLGSKWTAHEPQFGWRHFEVVNRSTQGQWVFAELVSTCDPTVRFWINAKVLQDRFLWQGGWQPLYRSEPDVG from the coding sequence CAAAAATTCCCGCACCTACTCGGGTCCAAATGGACCGCTCACGAGCCCCAATTCGGTTGGCGGCACTTTGAGGTCGTCAACCGTAGCACCCAAGGACAGTGGGTTTTTGCGGAATTGGTATCGACCTGTGACCCGACCGTCCGTTTCTGGATCAACGCCAAAGTTCTACAGGACCGCTTCTTATGGCAGGGGGGCTGGCAACCGCTCTACCGCTCCGAGCCCGACGTCGGATAA
- a CDS encoding pyridoxal phosphate-dependent aminotransferase yields the protein MNVSRRALLGGMWTAGAMLASSSVWAEEVITRTASVQGVGVPKGVVQILYNENPLGPSPKALKAATTALGAGNRYPLLDTIGLVRQLHKLYGIPFNGPDNANDLKALFEALGSSPILLGVGSTELLRAVALAYGLEGGEFVEATPGYTEIGNDAQEMFGSKIKRVKIPLTEDYRHDTEAMARAVTPKTRLVIVTNPNNPTGTALTAQQITRLADSLDPRILLVIDEAYIDFATDSGVRSMTDLALTRPNVLVTRTFSKIHGLAGMRMGYALASLPVIRKLRPFTMGLIGSNGPAVAAAQASLTDQDFLMRSKEVALQARAQLMAKLPAYGLTPIASQSNFVWVAVKKDCTELVSRLARQGVLIAGGQRWDLPNYVRISVGQPAEMEAFFAAMDTKA from the coding sequence ATGAACGTTTCGCGGCGGGCCCTTTTGGGGGGCATGTGGACGGCGGGGGCCATGCTGGCTAGTTCGTCGGTCTGGGCAGAAGAAGTCATTACGCGTACAGCCTCCGTACAGGGTGTCGGCGTACCCAAAGGCGTCGTCCAAATTCTCTACAACGAAAATCCCCTCGGTCCCTCGCCCAAGGCGCTTAAAGCCGCTACTACCGCTCTGGGGGCAGGTAATCGCTATCCCCTGCTCGATACTATTGGTCTGGTCCGGCAGTTGCATAAGCTCTACGGCATTCCCTTCAATGGCCCGGACAACGCCAACGATCTAAAAGCCCTCTTCGAGGCTCTGGGCTCCAGCCCGATTCTGCTGGGCGTGGGCTCCACCGAACTTCTGCGGGCGGTTGCTTTGGCCTATGGTCTGGAGGGTGGTGAATTCGTTGAAGCGACTCCGGGCTATACCGAAATCGGCAATGATGCTCAGGAAATGTTCGGCAGTAAAATCAAGCGAGTCAAAATTCCCCTGACCGAAGACTACCGCCACGACACAGAAGCAATGGCTCGGGCTGTGACCCCAAAGACCCGCCTTGTCATCGTCACCAATCCCAACAATCCGACCGGAACCGCGCTCACCGCCCAGCAAATTACCCGCCTCGCCGACAGCTTGGACCCCAGAATTTTGCTGGTCATCGATGAAGCCTATATCGATTTCGCCACGGACTCCGGCGTACGCAGTATGACCGACCTCGCCCTGACGCGCCCTAACGTCTTGGTGACACGCACCTTCTCCAAAATTCACGGGTTGGCGGGGATGCGGATGGGTTATGCCCTAGCCTCTCTTCCCGTTATCCGCAAACTCCGTCCCTTTACCATGGGCCTCATCGGTAGCAATGGTCCAGCGGTGGCGGCAGCCCAAGCTTCTTTGACCGATCAAGACTTCTTGATGCGCTCCAAAGAAGTCGCCCTGCAAGCTAGAGCGCAACTCATGGCAAAACTGCCCGCCTACGGCCTCACCCCCATCGCCAGCCAGTCCAACTTTGTCTGGGTCGCCGTCAAGAAAGACTGTACGGAGCTCGTCAGCCGCCTCGCCCGCCAAGGGGTATTGATTGCCGGGGGGCAACGCTGGGATTTGCCCAACTACGTGCGCATCTCCGTCGGTCAACCCGCCGAAATGGAAGCCTTCTTCGCCGCCATGGACACCAAGGCTTAA